Proteins co-encoded in one Fusarium musae strain F31 chromosome 3, whole genome shotgun sequence genomic window:
- a CDS encoding hypothetical protein (EggNog:ENOG41) yields MSPPTFTPSKHAHQRKYATPTSHPGQKEYAFEMAASSIRFGPGVTQEVGMDLKNMGAKRVCVVTDENVNKLDAMRQVRESLAREGIPYEVYDKVRVEPKDSSIKDAIAWARPYAPDAFLAVGGGSVMDTAKLMNLYTAYPDADFLDFVNAPLGKGRPVDKKLTPLIAVPTTAGTGSETTGTAIFDLVSKRAKTGVAHRNLKPTLGICDPLNTRTMPAAVKAASGLDVLCHSLESWTAIPYNERTPRPTNPILRPAYQGANPISDVFSFHALRSTVKYLPRSVKNPDDLEAQSEMLLASTLAGVGFGNAGVHLCHGMSYPISGQNPGYRHDGYQVEAPLIPHGVSVAVSAPAVFRFTAASNPDRHLAAAEAFGVDISNVKRESAGEVLAEAITKFLAELGDQPKGLKELGFGSEHIEALVEGTIPQARVLMLAPGLSTQLEAEKDQLRRLFENAMTH; encoded by the exons ATG TCGCCACCAACATTCACTCCCTCCAAGCATGCCCACCAGCGTAAGTATGCCACGCCAACATCGCACCCAGGCCAGAAGGAGTATGCCTTTGAGATGGCTGCCTCGTCCATCAGATTTGGCCCAGGTGTGACGCAGGAGGTGGGCATGGACTTAAAAAACATGGGAGCAAAACGTGTTTGTGTGGTAACAGATGAGAATGTCAACAAGCTGGATGCCATGAGACAAGTTCGTGAGTCCCTTGCTCGTGAAGGCATTCCTTATGAGGTTTACGACAAGGTTCGCGTCGAGCCAAAGGATAGCTC CATCAAAGATGCCATCGCCTGGGCTCGCCCTTATGCACCAGATGCCTTCCTCGCCGTTGGTGGTGGATCAGTCATGGACACGGCAAAGCTCATGAACCTATACACGGCATATCCAGATGCAGACTTTCTAGACTTTGTCAACGCCCCTCTTGGAAAGGGTCGTCCAGTAGACAAGAAGTTGACACCGCTCATTGCGGTTCCAACAACAGCCGGTACTGGTAGTGAGACGACAGGAACTGCCATTTTCGATCTCGTGTCTAAGCGAGCAAAGACCGGTGTAGCTCATCGAAACCTGAAGCCCACACTAGGTATCTGTGATCCCCTCAACACCAGGACCATGCCGGCAGCTGTCAAGGCCGCTTCGGGTCTCGACGTTCTGTGCCACTCGCTTGAGTCCTGGACTGCCATTCCATACAACGAGAGAACACCTAGACCGACTAACCCTATCCTTCGGCCCGCGTACCAAGGCGCGAACCCTATCTCGGATGTTTTCTCGTTTCATGCACTGCGCTCTACCGTCAAGTATCTCCCGCGATCAGTGAAGAACCCTGATGACTTGGAGGCCCAATCTGAAATGCTTCTCGCTTCTACTCTGGCTGGCGTTGGGTTCGGTAATGCCGGTGTTCATCTCTGCCATG GCATGTCGTACCCCATTTCTGGCCAGAACCCAGGCTACAGGCACGATGGCTACCAAGTGGAAGCCCCTCTTATTCCTCACGGTGTCTCCGTAGCTGTCTCTGCGCCAGCAGTCTTCCGCTTCACTGCAGCATCGAACCCAGATCGCCATTTGGCGGCAGCAGAGGCCTTTGGGGTTGATATCAGCAACGTGAAGCGCGAGAGTGCAGGCGAAGTGCTTGCAGAAGCTATTACCAAATTCCTTGCGGAGCTCGGTGACCAGCCCAAGGGTCTTAAGGAGTTGGGTTTCGGCTCGGAGCACATTGAGGCCCTTGTCGAAGGTACCATTCCTCAGGCACGTGTGTTGATGCTGGCACCAGGATTGTCTACACAGCTCGAAGCGGAGAAAGACCAGCTAAGGAGGCTGTTTGAGAACGCGATGAC